One genomic window of Nakamurella panacisegetis includes the following:
- a CDS encoding FGGY-family carbohydrate kinase: MNAPDGASRDYLIGIDAGHTVIKAAVFDVRGAEIGRGARPTATFSLHPRWQERDMDVVWQSAAGAIADALVDAGISGRQVAAVGIGAHGDGLYLVDADRRPVRAAILATDTRAAAYSERWNTGAVADELISITGQVPAPYSPPATLNWLRDNEPENFARAAHMLFCKDWLRLQLTGEVATDPTEAAAGFCDVRARAWSARATEICGLADAAHLLPPILDSGAIAGHVTEEAAAVTTLAVGTPVITGSHDVHAAALGIGALTPGSVSAILGTFNINQLVTTEALPSWQWQARGSLAPDRFLVMSTSPAGATAVDWVRQVTAQPSGLVADAVSAALADRDGVGVHEDDPYFLPFVYGTMLSPAIRGAFTGLGSWHGPTDLLRAGLEGVVFTHRYHLEALRGAGPIDVRPVRLSGGGTRSEEWTQLFADATGLSVQVTDAVESGARGSAMLAGVGVGLFVDVDQAARACVTVVRTQHPRADRKALLDRRYLQWSRIAAALQSAAS; encoded by the coding sequence ATGAACGCGCCAGACGGCGCGAGCCGTGACTACCTGATCGGCATCGACGCCGGACACACCGTGATCAAGGCAGCCGTGTTCGACGTCCGGGGCGCCGAGATCGGCCGGGGCGCGCGCCCCACGGCCACGTTCAGCCTCCATCCGCGATGGCAGGAACGCGACATGGACGTCGTCTGGCAGTCGGCGGCCGGAGCCATCGCCGATGCCCTGGTCGACGCCGGGATCAGCGGCCGCCAGGTCGCCGCGGTCGGCATCGGCGCCCACGGTGACGGCCTCTACCTGGTCGACGCGGACCGGCGTCCGGTGCGGGCCGCGATCCTGGCCACCGACACCCGGGCCGCGGCCTACTCCGAGCGGTGGAACACCGGCGCGGTGGCCGACGAGCTGATCTCGATCACCGGACAGGTGCCGGCCCCGTACTCGCCGCCGGCCACGCTGAACTGGTTGCGGGACAACGAGCCGGAGAACTTCGCGCGGGCCGCGCACATGTTGTTCTGCAAGGATTGGCTGCGGTTGCAGCTGACCGGGGAAGTGGCCACCGATCCTACCGAGGCAGCCGCCGGCTTCTGCGACGTCCGCGCCCGGGCCTGGTCGGCGCGGGCCACCGAGATCTGCGGGCTGGCCGATGCCGCCCACCTGCTGCCGCCGATCCTGGACAGCGGGGCGATCGCCGGGCACGTGACCGAAGAAGCAGCAGCGGTCACGACTCTGGCCGTCGGCACGCCGGTGATCACCGGCAGCCACGACGTGCACGCGGCCGCCCTCGGCATCGGCGCCCTGACCCCGGGCAGCGTCAGCGCCATCCTCGGCACGTTCAACATCAACCAACTGGTGACCACCGAGGCCCTGCCGTCCTGGCAGTGGCAGGCCAGGGGTTCCCTGGCGCCGGACCGGTTCCTGGTGATGTCGACCTCCCCGGCCGGAGCGACGGCCGTCGACTGGGTACGGCAGGTGACGGCGCAGCCGTCCGGCCTGGTCGCCGACGCGGTCTCGGCCGCCCTGGCCGACCGCGACGGCGTCGGGGTGCACGAGGACGATCCGTACTTCCTGCCGTTCGTGTACGGCACCATGCTCAGCCCGGCCATTCGCGGTGCGTTCACCGGGCTCGGCAGCTGGCACGGTCCAACCGACCTGCTCCGGGCCGGGCTGGAAGGTGTGGTGTTCACCCACCGGTACCACCTGGAGGCGCTGCGCGGCGCCGGGCCGATCGACGTCCGTCCGGTGCGGCTTTCCGGGGGCGGCACGCGGAGCGAGGAGTGGACGCAGCTGTTCGCCGATGCCACCGGATTGTCGGTCCAGGTGACGGACGCGGTGGAGTCCGGGGCCCGCGGGTCGGCGATGTTGGCCGGGGTCGGGGTCGGGTTGTTCGTCGATGTCGACCAGGCGGCGCGGGCCTGTGTCACCGTGGTCCGGACCCAGCACCCCCGGGCAGATCGGAAGGCCCTGCTCGATCGGCGCTATCTCCAATGGAGCCGGATCGCCGCCGCCCTGCAGTCCGCCGCCTCGTGA
- a CDS encoding NAD(P)-dependent oxidoreductase, with protein sequence MSDKTSALDLLIVGDGFIPVDAYSDALAQLPAPDAARLHLRGIALAGTKSEHHAAQAIMEVKGANGVPASPELLAAVPGAAILGLHFAPVGADVIEAGTDLKLISVARAGLENIDIAAATARGIGVVPAMGRNAGAVAELQIGLMLAETRNIARADQSIKSGGWRKEFPGSRVEIAHSTVGMVGFGHVGKVFSQRVSGFGPKLIAYDPYASAELLAESGVTKVEKLNDVFEQSDFILVLARLSPETSRFIGKEQFAAMKPSAYFINGARSRLVDYDALYDVLASGAISGAALDVFDDEPLPADSPWRALDNVTMTTHFGGDTTGTNITSAQMVVGAAAEFAATGKVLKAVNAKDLGWV encoded by the coding sequence ATGTCCGACAAGACATCTGCTCTCGATCTGCTGATCGTCGGTGACGGGTTCATCCCGGTCGACGCCTACAGCGACGCGTTGGCCCAGCTGCCGGCGCCGGACGCGGCCCGACTCCACCTGCGGGGTATCGCCCTGGCCGGCACCAAGTCCGAACATCATGCGGCCCAAGCCATCATGGAGGTCAAGGGGGCGAACGGAGTACCGGCGTCACCCGAGTTGCTCGCCGCCGTGCCCGGCGCCGCGATCCTCGGTCTGCACTTCGCGCCGGTCGGCGCCGACGTCATCGAGGCCGGCACCGACCTCAAGCTCATCTCCGTGGCCCGCGCCGGCCTGGAGAACATCGACATCGCCGCGGCCACCGCCCGTGGCATCGGCGTCGTCCCGGCCATGGGCCGCAACGCCGGCGCCGTGGCCGAGTTGCAGATCGGTCTGATGCTGGCCGAGACGCGGAACATCGCCCGCGCCGACCAGTCCATCAAGTCCGGCGGCTGGCGCAAGGAGTTCCCGGGCAGCCGGGTCGAGATCGCCCACTCCACCGTCGGTATGGTCGGATTCGGGCACGTCGGGAAGGTCTTCTCCCAGCGGGTTTCCGGCTTCGGCCCGAAACTGATCGCCTACGATCCGTACGCCTCGGCCGAGCTGCTCGCCGAGTCCGGAGTCACCAAGGTCGAGAAACTCAACGATGTCTTCGAGCAGTCCGATTTCATTCTCGTCCTGGCCCGCCTGTCGCCGGAGACCTCGCGGTTCATCGGCAAGGAGCAGTTCGCGGCGATGAAACCGAGCGCCTACTTCATCAACGGCGCCCGCTCGCGACTGGTCGACTACGACGCCCTCTACGACGTGCTGGCCTCCGGTGCGATTTCCGGTGCCGCCCTTGACGTCTTCGACGACGAACCCCTGCCGGCCGACTCGCCGTGGCGCGCCCTGGACAACGTCACCATGACGACCCACTTCGGCGGCGACACCACCGGTACCAACATCACCTCGGCCCAGATGGTGGTCGGCGCAGCGGCCGAATTCGCCGCCACCGGCAAGGTCCTCAAGGCGGTCAACGCGAAAGACCTGGGCTGGGTGTGA
- a CDS encoding 1-phosphofructokinase family hexose kinase has translation MIITVTPAPGLDRTYRATEFVEGRVNRATSSEVEASGKGVNVSRALAAAAAATVAVLPLGGPEGRHLAELLTADGVPFLAVQTDVPTRTNTTLAVAGRRTTKMNAPSPALPDQVWADIERIVDDLLLQHPGAWVLCSGSVPAGAQHVPARLVELARRHGARSAVDSSGTALELALAAKPDLIAPNHLELAELVGVDPHTLDPDGGATGLVDLAAGWAQQMSARIDGAVLATLGSSGAVYADASGRWHGVAPPIVPVNTVGAGDALLAGFLSVAGSVRPGHVADPGGALATAVAWGTAACAMESTSGDVAAGADIAAVTITQLRTT, from the coding sequence GTGATCATCACCGTCACGCCGGCCCCCGGGTTGGACCGGACCTACCGGGCCACCGAGTTCGTCGAAGGACGCGTCAACCGGGCGACCTCGAGCGAGGTGGAAGCCAGCGGCAAGGGGGTCAACGTGTCCCGGGCCCTGGCCGCCGCGGCCGCGGCGACCGTGGCCGTCCTCCCGCTGGGCGGCCCCGAGGGCCGTCACCTGGCCGAGTTGCTGACTGCCGACGGTGTCCCGTTCCTCGCCGTTCAGACGGACGTGCCGACCCGGACGAACACCACCCTGGCCGTCGCCGGCCGTCGCACGACCAAGATGAACGCCCCGTCGCCGGCGCTGCCGGACCAGGTGTGGGCCGACATCGAGCGAATCGTCGACGACCTGCTGCTCCAGCATCCCGGAGCCTGGGTGCTGTGTTCCGGGTCGGTTCCCGCTGGGGCGCAACACGTCCCAGCTCGGTTGGTGGAACTTGCCCGTCGTCACGGGGCCCGGAGCGCGGTGGACTCCTCCGGGACGGCACTGGAACTCGCCCTGGCCGCGAAGCCCGACCTGATCGCCCCGAACCACCTGGAGCTGGCCGAACTGGTCGGCGTGGATCCGCACACCCTCGATCCGGACGGTGGAGCAACCGGCCTGGTCGACCTGGCGGCGGGCTGGGCCCAGCAGATGTCCGCGCGCATCGACGGTGCCGTGCTGGCCACCCTGGGCTCCAGTGGCGCTGTCTATGCCGACGCGTCCGGCCGCTGGCACGGCGTCGCCCCGCCGATCGTCCCGGTCAACACGGTCGGCGCCGGTGATGCGCTGCTGGCCGGCTTCCTATCGGTCGCCGGGTCCGTCCGGCCGGGCCACGTCGCCGACCCCGGCGGGGCGCTGGCCACCGCCGTCGCCTGGGGCACCGCCGCGTGTGCCATGGAGAGCACCTCTGGTGACGTGGCCGCCGGGGCCGACATCGCCGCCGTCACGATCACCCAACTGCGCACTACCTGA
- a CDS encoding DeoR/GlpR family DNA-binding transcription regulator: protein MSETDGIRYAVERRQQILTLARQDGRVAVNDLAASLRVAPETVRRDLADLEKQGLVQRVHGGALPVDRIGFEGTVSSRAERNQPEKARIAAKALTEIRDAEVIFLDEGSTAVMLARALDPERPLTVVTGSIPVITELSAHPRISAILLGGPLRSGSMAASGSWPARMLAEIVVDVAFIGTNGLTVERGLTCPDLGVATVKRAAVAAARRSVLLADATKFGRDSFAVFAKVPEMDLVISETSAPRMVVEQIRKQGTPVILT, encoded by the coding sequence ATGAGCGAGACGGACGGGATCCGTTACGCGGTCGAGCGCCGTCAGCAGATCCTGACGCTGGCCCGTCAGGACGGCCGGGTCGCGGTCAACGATCTGGCCGCGTCGCTCCGGGTGGCACCCGAGACCGTTCGTCGTGACCTGGCCGATCTGGAGAAACAGGGTCTGGTGCAACGGGTTCACGGCGGCGCGCTGCCGGTGGACCGGATCGGCTTCGAGGGCACGGTCAGTTCGCGGGCCGAGCGGAACCAGCCGGAGAAGGCCCGCATCGCCGCCAAGGCGTTGACCGAGATCCGCGACGCCGAGGTGATCTTCCTCGACGAGGGGTCGACCGCCGTCATGCTGGCCCGCGCGCTTGATCCCGAACGACCACTGACCGTGGTGACCGGATCCATCCCGGTCATCACCGAGCTCAGCGCCCATCCTCGGATCTCGGCCATCCTGCTGGGTGGCCCGCTCCGGTCCGGTTCGATGGCCGCGTCCGGTTCGTGGCCGGCTCGCATGCTGGCCGAGATCGTGGTCGACGTCGCCTTCATCGGCACCAACGGCCTGACCGTCGAGCGCGGGCTCACGTGCCCGGATCTGGGCGTGGCCACCGTCAAGCGTGCGGCCGTCGCCGCCGCCCGACGAAGCGTGCTGCTGGCCGACGCCACCAAGTTCGGCCGGGACTCGTTCGCGGTCTTCGCCAAGGTGCCCGAGATGGACCTCGTCATCTCGGAAACGTCGGCCCCCCGCATGGTTGTCGAGCAGATCAGAAAGCAGGGCACCCCAGTGATCCTCACGTGA
- a CDS encoding beta-glucosidase family protein, which produces MTATTPSVADDLDSLIATLSLERKVELLTGHTTFTMTPEPSIGLGEIALSDGPTGVRGLKFTGGRQVSLFPNATLLASAWSEETAELVGGLLAEEAMTQHIHVVLGPTINLHRSLLGGRLFEAYSEDPLLTGKIAAAYVRGLQRRGIGACLKHLVANESETLRNSMNSRLDETTLRELYLLPFEIAVTESQPWSIMAAYNDVNGVAATEQDHVQNGIVKGEWKFDGLIMSDWFATKTAGPAANGGLDLVMPGPDGPWGAVLAAAVRAGEVAESVIDDHLRRILVLARRVGALGEPRDFPAHLPTPDSPIRRAQLTRLAADGMTVLTNNGVLPLADTTSVALIGRHAVETIDMGGGSAQVNPPYQVSAAQGLRELLGDRVTVTDGVEVRHRPVAARPGFVVNPLTGEPGAHVTLTDENGGTLIEYDRPTIMVGLDDDLPRPAARAEFRAKITADGPVEIGVMGIARWEVTAGGEHFSVTVKATSTDPGEAVLRPPAHTITMQAAGELEIVAVADLRPEPGGGAGHELLSFGLLSLIARPAPLPLDTALATAVEAARQADLAVVVVGLTEEQETESVDKTTLALPGDQDALVSAVAAAARRTVVVVNAATPVLMPWLDQVDAVLWAGLPGQEGGHAIAAALTGLIEPAGRLVTTFPTADAATPAWNVTPVEGTVAYTEGTFIGYRGHAAGHAPAPLFWLGHGLGYSTWEYSDVTLTATTPPTLRATVTNTGGRDSREVVQVYFQPEEADQPVRLVGWTAVLVTAGARATVEITADARMWRRWDSTADRWSTLSGRGRLLLARGLGDIRATIEL; this is translated from the coding sequence ATGACCGCGACCACCCCATCCGTCGCCGACGACCTGGATTCGCTCATCGCCACCCTGTCCCTGGAGCGCAAGGTCGAACTGCTGACCGGGCACACCACTTTCACCATGACACCCGAGCCGTCGATCGGTCTCGGCGAGATCGCTCTGTCCGACGGCCCGACCGGGGTCCGCGGCCTGAAATTCACCGGCGGCCGCCAGGTGTCGCTGTTCCCCAACGCCACGCTCCTGGCCTCCGCCTGGAGCGAGGAGACGGCTGAGCTGGTCGGTGGCCTGCTCGCCGAAGAGGCGATGACCCAGCACATCCACGTCGTCCTCGGGCCGACCATCAACCTGCACCGGTCCCTGCTGGGCGGCCGTCTGTTCGAGGCCTATTCCGAGGACCCGCTGCTGACCGGCAAGATCGCCGCCGCCTACGTCCGCGGGTTGCAGCGCCGCGGCATCGGCGCGTGTCTCAAGCACCTGGTGGCCAACGAGTCCGAGACCCTGCGCAACTCGATGAACAGCCGGCTCGACGAGACCACCCTTCGCGAGCTGTACCTGCTCCCGTTCGAGATCGCCGTCACCGAGTCCCAACCGTGGTCGATCATGGCCGCCTACAACGACGTCAACGGCGTGGCCGCCACCGAGCAGGATCACGTCCAGAACGGGATCGTCAAGGGCGAATGGAAGTTCGACGGGCTGATCATGTCCGACTGGTTCGCCACCAAGACCGCCGGTCCGGCCGCGAACGGCGGTCTCGATCTGGTGATGCCCGGCCCGGATGGCCCGTGGGGTGCCGTCCTGGCCGCCGCGGTGCGGGCCGGCGAGGTCGCGGAATCGGTGATCGACGATCACCTACGACGCATCCTGGTGCTGGCCCGGCGGGTCGGCGCCCTGGGTGAGCCCCGTGACTTCCCGGCGCACCTACCCACCCCGGACAGCCCGATCCGACGCGCACAGCTGACCCGACTGGCCGCCGACGGCATGACGGTGCTCACCAACAACGGAGTGCTCCCGTTGGCCGACACCACGTCCGTGGCCCTGATCGGCCGTCACGCTGTCGAGACGATCGACATGGGCGGCGGCAGCGCCCAGGTCAACCCGCCCTACCAGGTCAGCGCGGCCCAGGGACTGCGCGAGCTGCTCGGCGATCGGGTCACGGTGACCGACGGTGTGGAGGTCCGCCACCGCCCGGTGGCGGCCCGGCCCGGGTTCGTCGTCAACCCCCTCACCGGTGAGCCGGGGGCGCACGTCACCCTGACCGACGAGAACGGCGGCACGCTGATCGAGTACGACCGCCCGACGATCATGGTCGGGCTCGACGATGATCTCCCGCGCCCGGCTGCCCGGGCCGAGTTCCGCGCCAAGATCACCGCCGACGGGCCGGTGGAGATCGGCGTCATGGGGATCGCCCGCTGGGAAGTGACGGCCGGCGGCGAGCACTTCTCGGTGACCGTGAAGGCCACCTCCACCGACCCGGGCGAAGCGGTGCTGCGTCCCCCGGCCCACACCATCACCATGCAGGCGGCCGGCGAGCTGGAGATCGTCGCCGTCGCCGACCTGCGGCCCGAACCGGGCGGCGGGGCCGGCCACGAACTGCTGTCCTTCGGGTTGCTGAGCCTCATCGCCCGGCCGGCCCCGTTGCCCCTCGACACCGCCCTGGCGACGGCCGTGGAGGCGGCACGGCAGGCCGACCTGGCGGTGGTGGTGGTCGGGCTGACCGAGGAGCAGGAGACCGAGTCGGTCGACAAGACCACGCTGGCGCTGCCCGGCGACCAGGACGCGCTGGTCTCCGCGGTGGCGGCCGCGGCCCGGCGGACGGTGGTCGTCGTCAACGCGGCCACCCCGGTGCTGATGCCGTGGCTGGACCAGGTCGATGCGGTGCTCTGGGCCGGGTTGCCGGGGCAGGAGGGTGGCCATGCCATCGCCGCCGCCCTGACTGGCCTGATCGAACCGGCCGGCCGGTTGGTCACCACCTTCCCGACCGCCGACGCCGCCACCCCGGCCTGGAACGTGACACCGGTCGAGGGCACCGTCGCCTACACCGAGGGCACCTTCATCGGGTACCGCGGCCACGCCGCCGGACATGCTCCGGCTCCGCTGTTCTGGTTGGGCCACGGGCTCGGCTACAGCACCTGGGAGTACAGCGACGTCACGCTGACCGCCACGACGCCGCCGACACTGCGGGCCACGGTGACCAATACGGGCGGTCGGGACAGCCGCGAGGTGGTCCAGGTCTACTTCCAGCCGGAGGAGGCCGACCAACCGGTGCGGCTGGTCGGGTGGACGGCGGTGCTGGTGACCGCCGGCGCTCGGGCCACCGTCGAGATCACGGCCGACGCCCGAATGTGGCGACGATGGGACTCGACGGCCGATCGATGGAGCACGCTGTCGGGCCGCGGAAGGTTGCTTCTCGCAAGGGGTCTGGGCGACATCAGAGCCACGATCGAGTTGTGA
- a CDS encoding TetR/AcrR family transcriptional regulator — translation MTTPVPARRGPGRPRGGDGDRTRSNLLDAAVEQFAAAGFRGTSLGKIAERAGLSQAGLLHHFPSKLHLLAEVLRRRDEMDGKDLALRGPGKSGWDRFELLVELVRVNAERPGLVQLYTTMAGEAIEPDHPARAWLQDHLMATTATLTEALHEGQAAGTVRADAPVDRIVQMTIAVLDGLQIQWLALPPGEDGRPAIDMVADVREWVDTLRGRWEIPA, via the coding sequence ATGACGACCCCCGTACCCGCGCGCCGCGGGCCCGGCCGCCCACGCGGCGGCGACGGGGATCGCACCCGGTCGAACTTGCTGGACGCCGCGGTGGAGCAGTTCGCCGCGGCCGGGTTCCGCGGGACGTCACTCGGCAAGATCGCGGAGCGGGCCGGTCTGAGCCAGGCCGGTCTGCTCCACCATTTCCCGTCGAAGCTTCATCTGCTGGCCGAGGTGCTGCGTCGACGCGACGAGATGGACGGCAAGGACCTGGCCCTGCGCGGGCCCGGCAAGTCCGGTTGGGACCGGTTCGAGCTGCTGGTCGAACTGGTGCGGGTGAACGCCGAGCGGCCGGGCCTGGTGCAGCTCTACACCACCATGGCCGGGGAGGCGATCGAACCCGACCACCCCGCTCGCGCCTGGTTGCAGGACCACCTCATGGCCACGACGGCGACACTGACCGAAGCCCTGCACGAAGGACAGGCAGCCGGCACGGTGCGGGCCGATGCGCCGGTGGATCGCATCGTCCAGATGACCATCGCCGTGCTCGACGGCCTGCAGATCCAGTGGCTGGCGTTGCCCCCGGGCGAGGACGGCCGCCCGGCCATCGACATGGTGGCCGACGTCCGGGAATGGGTCGACACCCTGCGCGGCCGTTGGGAGATCCCCGCCTGA
- a CDS encoding HNH endonuclease signature motif containing protein — protein sequence MLACDSRVLPAVMRGKTELLEMGRSMRAFNAATGAALLLRDRGCVFPGCDIPGQWAERHHIRHWADGGPSDYGNGCLLCRRHHSLVHQGDWEVLLDTDGTARVKPPGSVDPQRRPLRNTLHRPPEFPWPGRGGGATIA from the coding sequence ATGTTGGCCTGCGACAGCCGCGTCCTCCCCGCCGTGATGCGCGGCAAGACCGAACTGCTGGAGATGGGCCGATCGATGCGGGCCTTCAACGCGGCGACCGGAGCGGCCCTGCTGCTTCGGGATCGCGGTTGCGTCTTCCCGGGGTGCGACATCCCGGGTCAGTGGGCCGAGCGCCACCACATCCGGCACTGGGCGGACGGAGGCCCGTCGGACTACGGCAACGGCTGCCTCCTCTGCCGCCGCCACCACAGCCTGGTCCACCAAGGTGACTGGGAAGTCCTCCTCGACACCGACGGGACAGCCAGGGTGAAACCGCCCGGATCCGTCGACCCGCAGCGACGACCGCTCCGCAACACCCTGCACCGACCTCCGGAGTTCCCGTGGCCGGGTCGGGGTGGGGGAGCGACTATTGCGTGA
- a CDS encoding DUF222 domain-containing protein: protein MGMDEIGAGQRTGGTTERSGDGYFDPAGAGAALTAVAAAIDLLAAADLSLPGTGGVLDLLRGVERQTRRLYGLSVALVGQVEQRGLAAPTGQTSTASLLRQVLNIGRGDAAARVRLAAKVCPATGFSGGEVLPALGHLAAAVGTGAVGARCADIIVHTFKAMPTGTDPELLDSVGEFLVEQAELLDPKTFDGVARRVQLAANPDGTDDEKDAHERQEFHIGPRRPSGLTKVWGLLDDLTVEALRTAFGAVGAPAAQRSRYAQPDVDGATDAEPAATTPADAGPADGGLADAGPADGGSAEPIPNRIDVAQERGPLDRPPSARPPDAATLNVGAPAPLPDRRKSGAPPDPPKSVGGQDVWDSARPVLGAAGGAPESSGAAPSDAPIWRPSRPPYEWAPLGTLPGDYPPLTPRLFPEEPPGGQCEDPNVPPDRRTAGCRRAQALGLMIRQFLESGTAPTQGGQRPQLLVVVD, encoded by the coding sequence ATGGGGATGGACGAGATCGGCGCTGGTCAGCGCACTGGTGGGACGACCGAGCGGTCCGGGGACGGGTATTTCGACCCGGCTGGAGCGGGTGCGGCGCTGACCGCCGTGGCGGCGGCGATCGATCTCCTGGCCGCCGCCGATCTGTCACTGCCGGGTACCGGCGGGGTGCTCGATCTGCTGCGCGGGGTCGAGCGGCAGACGCGCCGGCTGTACGGATTGTCAGTGGCCTTGGTGGGTCAGGTCGAGCAGCGCGGCCTGGCCGCGCCGACGGGCCAGACATCCACGGCGTCGTTGCTGCGGCAGGTCCTGAACATCGGCCGGGGGGACGCGGCGGCGCGAGTCCGGCTGGCTGCGAAGGTGTGCCCAGCCACCGGCTTTTCTGGGGGAGAGGTGCTGCCGGCTCTGGGCCACCTGGCGGCGGCGGTCGGGACGGGAGCGGTGGGGGCGCGGTGCGCGGACATCATCGTGCACACCTTCAAGGCGATGCCGACCGGGACCGATCCGGAATTGCTCGACTCGGTCGGGGAGTTCCTCGTGGAACAGGCCGAACTGCTGGATCCCAAGACGTTCGACGGGGTGGCCCGTCGAGTCCAGCTGGCCGCCAACCCGGACGGCACGGATGACGAGAAGGACGCGCACGAACGTCAGGAGTTCCACATCGGGCCGCGTCGACCCAGCGGTCTGACGAAGGTCTGGGGCCTCCTTGACGACCTCACCGTGGAGGCACTGAGGACTGCCTTCGGCGCGGTGGGCGCGCCGGCCGCACAGCGGAGTCGATACGCCCAGCCCGATGTCGACGGCGCGACCGATGCTGAACCGGCTGCCACGACGCCGGCCGATGCTGGACCGGCGGACGGTGGGCTGGCCGATGCTGGACCGGCGGACGGTGGGTCGGCCGAGCCGATCCCGAACCGGATCGACGTCGCCCAGGAGCGGGGCCCGCTGGATCGGCCACCGTCTGCTCGGCCGCCGGACGCTGCGACGTTGAACGTCGGGGCGCCGGCCCCGTTGCCGGACCGACGAAAGTCTGGTGCCCCGCCTGATCCGCCCAAATCGGTTGGAGGGCAGGACGTCTGGGATTCAGCCAGGCCAGTTTTGGGCGCGGCCGGGGGCGCGCCCGAATCGTCAGGGGCCGCTCCGAGCGACGCGCCGATCTGGCGCCCCAGCCGCCCGCCCTACGAGTGGGCGCCGCTGGGCACGCTGCCCGGCGACTACCCCCCGCTGACTCCGCGCCTGTTCCCGGAGGAGCCGCCGGGCGGCCAATGCGAGGATCCGAACGTTCCGCCGGACCGGCGTACGGCCGGATGTCGGCGAGCCCAGGCCCTCGGGCTGATGATCCGCCAGTTCCTGGAATCCGGGACGGCCCCGACCCAAGGCGGCCAACGGCCGCAGCTGCTCGTCGTCGTCGACTAG
- a CDS encoding ATP-binding cassette domain-containing protein, translating to MTYVIEAEGLRKRFGTTQALDGVDLAARAGTVLGVLGPNGAGKTTAVRILATLLRADSGRVTVAGYDVIKDAHKVRQTIGLTGQYASVDEDLTGTQNLILIGQLLNLTTRDAKARAAELLEWFDLSDAASRPAKTFSGGMRRRLDLAASLVGRPSVIFLDEPTTGLDPAKREDMWDVVRRLVADGATVLLTTQYLEEADALADEISVIDHGRVIAHDTPDGLKRVIGGQRIEVRPTDPAQLDEVNRILARIGGATPVVSGRNRLSVPVPGEESLPVAVSALAAAGIALTELSLHLPSLDEVFMTLTGKTTSDEETAA from the coding sequence ATGACCTACGTGATCGAGGCCGAGGGCCTCAGAAAACGATTCGGCACCACCCAGGCCCTGGACGGCGTCGACCTGGCGGCCCGGGCCGGGACCGTGCTGGGTGTGCTCGGGCCCAACGGGGCCGGCAAGACGACCGCGGTCCGTATCTTGGCCACGCTGCTCCGCGCCGACTCCGGCCGGGTCACCGTCGCCGGGTACGACGTGATCAAGGACGCGCACAAAGTGCGTCAGACCATCGGCCTGACCGGCCAGTACGCCTCGGTCGACGAGGACCTGACCGGCACCCAGAACCTGATCCTGATCGGCCAGCTGCTGAACCTGACGACCCGCGACGCGAAGGCTCGCGCGGCCGAACTGCTCGAGTGGTTCGATCTGTCCGATGCCGCCTCCCGCCCGGCGAAGACCTTCTCCGGTGGCATGCGCCGGCGTCTCGACCTGGCCGCCAGCCTGGTCGGCCGACCGAGCGTGATCTTCCTGGACGAGCCGACCACCGGCCTCGACCCGGCCAAGCGCGAGGACATGTGGGACGTCGTCCGTCGTCTCGTGGCCGACGGCGCCACCGTGCTGCTCACCACCCAGTACCTGGAGGAGGCCGACGCACTGGCCGACGAGATCAGCGTCATCGATCACGGGCGGGTCATCGCCCACGACACCCCGGACGGGCTCAAGCGCGTCATCGGCGGGCAGCGGATCGAGGTCCGGCCCACCGATCCGGCACAGCTGGACGAGGTCAACCGCATCCTGGCCCGCATCGGGGGCGCCACCCCGGTCGTGTCCGGGCGCAATCGGCTGTCCGTCCCGGTCCCGGGCGAGGAATCGTTGCCGGTCGCCGTTTCCGCACTGGCGGCCGCCGGAATTGCCCTGACCGAGCTGTCCCTCCACCTGCCCAGCCTGGACGAGGTCTTCATGACCCTGACCGGCAAGACCACATCCGATGAGGAGACCGCAGCGTGA